One part of the Arthrobacter tumbae genome encodes these proteins:
- a CDS encoding ABC transporter ATP-binding protein translates to MSAIIDVRQLEKSFGSVRALDQLDLTLEPGEVHGFLGPNGSGKSTTIRILLGLLRADSGTARIFGRDPWDAVDLHSRLAYVPGDVSLWPKITGGEAIDLFAGLRGGVDRSRRSQLLERFDLDPTKKTRSYSKGNRQKVALIAALASDVELLILDEPTSGLDPLMEREFQACIREVKAAGRTVLLSSHILAEVEALCDRVTIIRQGRTVQTGTLAELRHLRRTAVAVVSDGDATTVASIAGVHDVHMDADKVHFTADDDALPAALAHLLPLGVRSLISTPPSLEELFLHQYGDGYTTATVQGGR, encoded by the coding sequence ATGTCAGCAATCATCGACGTACGTCAGCTGGAGAAGTCCTTCGGCTCCGTGCGTGCACTCGACCAACTCGACCTCACACTCGAACCCGGCGAGGTACACGGATTCCTCGGACCGAACGGATCCGGCAAGTCCACCACCATTCGGATCCTCCTCGGCCTGCTCCGGGCCGATTCCGGCACCGCTAGGATCTTCGGCCGCGATCCCTGGGACGCCGTCGACCTTCACAGCAGGCTGGCGTACGTTCCAGGCGACGTGAGCCTCTGGCCGAAAATTACCGGCGGCGAGGCCATCGACCTTTTCGCCGGACTGCGGGGAGGCGTCGACCGCAGCCGCCGCAGCCAGCTGCTCGAACGGTTCGACCTCGATCCCACGAAGAAGACCCGCTCCTACTCCAAGGGAAACCGCCAGAAAGTGGCTCTGATCGCGGCACTGGCCAGCGACGTCGAGCTCCTGATCCTCGACGAGCCGACCTCCGGACTGGATCCCCTCATGGAACGTGAGTTCCAGGCCTGCATCCGGGAGGTCAAGGCCGCGGGCCGCACGGTCCTGCTCTCCAGCCATATCCTCGCCGAAGTGGAAGCCCTCTGCGACCGCGTCACCATCATCCGGCAGGGCCGAACGGTCCAGACCGGGACGCTGGCCGAGCTCCGGCACCTGCGGCGTACCGCCGTCGCCGTCGTCTCCGATGGCGACGCCACCACCGTGGCGTCCATAGCGGGCGTCCATGATGTCCACATGGACGCGGATAAAGTTCATTTCACCGCCGACGACGACGCCCTCCCGGCTGCGTTGGCGCACCTCCTCCCGCTGGGCGTCCGCAGCCTCATCAGCACGCCGCCCTCGCTCGAGGAGCTTTTCCTGCACCAGTATGGGGACGGATACACCACCGCAACTGTCCAAGGTGGGCGGTGA
- a CDS encoding glycoside-pentoside-hexuronide (GPH):cation symporter: MTKRPPSTRLPFLSVASYGAGDIANSMTFTTVGMFLLVYYTDVAGIPAAAAGTLLLLAGLFNAVADIFAGRIADRNHDRRLGKFRPFLLFGAAPLGLSVVMFHIHNLDSAWTLTFAYVSYFAYCLAYSLVNVPYGALAGTLTRDPGDRARLASARTMGGLATTAFLGILIAPQFQNGADIRNVLTPLTVAFALVGTLLYLFTALATREQLPASAPRLSLRDARNTLVQNVPLQILCLSSLFFMTANVVTNTAKLFYLRDVLGRLELFALLSGAQVVITLVLALVTPRLVQRWGKRCIYISGGLLGAAGGVVVFVVPVELVWLAVAGMFLSVSGAAAVSILMWALVADTVEYGEWKTGHRTDGTNYSLLASTRKIGMALGGGLAAFALAWGGYVSGATEQSATAELGIRVAAGLAPAVILLLAVGVMRWYPLTDDAHAKLVLTIQERS; the protein is encoded by the coding sequence ATGACGAAGCGACCGCCTTCCACACGCCTCCCGTTCCTCAGCGTCGCTTCCTACGGTGCCGGTGATATCGCGAACAGCATGACCTTCACCACCGTGGGGATGTTCCTGCTTGTCTATTACACCGATGTCGCCGGGATCCCCGCCGCTGCCGCGGGCACCCTCCTGCTGCTGGCAGGACTCTTCAACGCTGTCGCGGACATCTTTGCGGGTAGGATCGCCGACCGGAACCACGACCGACGTCTCGGAAAGTTCCGTCCGTTCCTGCTTTTCGGCGCTGCACCACTGGGCCTGAGCGTAGTGATGTTCCATATCCACAACCTCGACTCCGCATGGACGCTGACCTTTGCCTACGTGTCCTACTTTGCGTACTGCCTTGCGTACAGCCTCGTCAACGTTCCCTATGGAGCACTGGCCGGAACACTGACACGGGATCCGGGCGACCGCGCACGGCTGGCGAGCGCCAGAACCATGGGTGGGTTGGCCACCACAGCCTTCCTGGGCATCCTCATCGCCCCGCAGTTCCAGAACGGCGCTGACATCCGGAACGTCCTGACACCACTGACTGTCGCCTTCGCCCTTGTCGGCACTCTCCTGTACCTGTTCACCGCACTGGCCACGCGGGAGCAGCTTCCTGCTTCGGCTCCCCGGCTTTCACTGCGGGATGCACGGAACACACTCGTTCAGAATGTACCCCTGCAGATCCTGTGCCTGAGTTCCCTTTTCTTCATGACGGCCAACGTGGTGACCAACACCGCGAAGCTCTTCTACCTTCGGGATGTCCTTGGACGTTTGGAGCTGTTTGCCCTGCTGTCCGGCGCGCAGGTGGTCATCACCCTTGTACTGGCACTCGTGACGCCGCGCCTGGTTCAGCGCTGGGGCAAGCGATGCATCTACATCTCAGGAGGACTGCTGGGCGCCGCGGGCGGTGTTGTCGTCTTTGTCGTCCCGGTGGAGCTCGTCTGGCTCGCAGTCGCAGGCATGTTCCTCTCCGTGTCGGGCGCGGCCGCCGTCAGCATCCTGATGTGGGCTCTGGTCGCTGACACAGTTGAGTACGGCGAGTGGAAGACGGGCCACCGCACCGACGGAACCAACTACTCGCTGCTGGCGTCCACGAGGAAGATCGGCATGGCACTCGGCGGCGGTCTGGCCGCCTTCGCCCTCGCCTGGGGCGGCTATGTGTCCGGGGCAACAGAACAAAGCGCGACGGCGGAACTAGGCATCCGCGTGGCCGCCGGCCTTGCTCCCGCGGTCATCCTGCTGCTCGCCGTCGGAGTCATGCGGTGGTATCCCCTGACGGACGACGCCCACGCCAAGCTGGTGCTGACCATCCAGGAGCGCAGTTAG
- a CDS encoding DinB family protein, whose amino-acid sequence MNDKEVLLHYLRLRRADLLAKVDGLGDYDARRPLTPTGTNLLGLVKHVASVQLGYFGEVFNRPSGRDLPWFDDDAAPEADMWLTAGETREEIIELHHFSAAHTDATIEALPLDAVGEVPWWSPERRQVTLQQILVHMCVETAQHLGHADILREQLDGATGRGPDDPNIAKRSAEEWSKHWERIETAARHADQGAT is encoded by the coding sequence ATGAATGACAAAGAGGTTCTGCTGCACTATCTGCGCCTGCGCCGCGCTGACCTGCTCGCGAAAGTGGACGGCCTCGGTGATTATGACGCACGCCGGCCACTGACGCCCACGGGCACCAACCTGCTTGGCCTCGTGAAGCATGTCGCCAGCGTGCAGTTGGGCTACTTCGGTGAGGTTTTCAACCGGCCCAGCGGCCGGGACTTGCCGTGGTTCGACGACGACGCCGCCCCCGAGGCCGATATGTGGCTCACCGCCGGTGAAACTCGGGAGGAGATCATCGAGCTCCACCACTTCTCCGCGGCTCACACCGACGCAACCATTGAGGCGCTTCCGCTTGATGCTGTGGGTGAAGTGCCGTGGTGGTCCCCGGAGCGCAGGCAGGTAACCCTGCAACAGATCCTTGTACACATGTGCGTGGAGACGGCCCAGCACCTCGGGCACGCTGACATCCTTCGTGAACAGCTCGACGGCGCCACCGGCCGCGGCCCGGATGATCCGAATATCGCCAAGCGTAGCGCCGAGGAGTGGTCGAAGCACTGGGAGCGGATCGAGACGGCGGCCCGGCATGCCGACCAGGGCGCCACCTGA
- a CDS encoding TetR/AcrR family transcriptional regulator: MRSVSKEPADVDRSDLTARARVRDAAVQLFGRSGFNVSVRTIADAAGVSPGLILHHFGSKQGLRETCDDYVLQKVREYKEQAVRPASADELLLAMASVEESAPLVGYALQSLQAGGDLARSFIDHFAADAEEWIAAGVKAGTILPSLDEKARARYLTVQGFGALLLDLTLNPPEDPDDFAGVMRGYLSRMGLPSTELFSQGLLADRSMLDAYLLYVGDPPQP, encoded by the coding sequence ATGCGTTCAGTATCGAAGGAGCCGGCCGACGTCGACCGCTCTGACCTCACGGCTCGCGCCAGGGTGCGCGACGCCGCCGTCCAGCTGTTCGGGCGGTCGGGCTTCAACGTCAGCGTGCGCACCATTGCAGACGCAGCGGGCGTGAGCCCTGGGTTGATCCTTCACCATTTCGGGTCCAAGCAGGGCCTCCGGGAAACCTGTGATGACTACGTCCTTCAAAAAGTCCGGGAGTACAAGGAGCAGGCCGTCCGCCCCGCGTCGGCCGACGAGCTTCTGCTTGCCATGGCGTCCGTGGAGGAGTCAGCACCGCTGGTGGGCTATGCGCTGCAGAGCCTACAGGCGGGCGGAGATCTTGCGCGGTCATTCATTGATCATTTCGCGGCCGACGCCGAAGAGTGGATCGCCGCAGGCGTGAAGGCCGGGACCATCCTTCCTTCACTGGATGAGAAGGCACGTGCCAGATACCTGACCGTTCAGGGCTTCGGCGCGCTCCTGCTGGACCTGACCCTGAATCCTCCCGAGGACCCGGATGATTTCGCCGGGGTGATGCGCGGGTATCTCTCCCGGATGGGGCTGCCCAGCACCGAGCTTTTCTCCCAGGGCCTCCTGGCCGACCGCTCCATGCTGGACGCATACCTTCTGTACGTCGGCGATCCACCGCAGCCCTGA
- a CDS encoding IclR family transcriptional regulator produces the protein MAEKAAGGGVQSVERVFELLELITDAGGEVTLSELSSSTDLPLPTIHRLLRTLVMKGYARQLPNRRYALGPRLIRLGEGANKQLGALARPQLRMLVDRLGETSNMAVLDSDMVVYIAQVPSSHSMRMFTEVGRRAHTHDTGVGKAILAQLDNETVRTIVTRAGMPTPTEKSIASVDQLLTELDNIRERGYSIDEQEQELGVRCFAMAVPNAPTPTAISVSGPISRVDEGFADKAIPLLRSAAQAISDDLNLAS, from the coding sequence ATGGCCGAGAAGGCTGCGGGCGGCGGCGTCCAGTCGGTGGAGCGCGTATTCGAACTGCTGGAGTTGATTACCGACGCCGGTGGTGAGGTGACGCTCAGCGAGCTCTCCTCCTCCACAGACCTGCCTCTGCCCACGATCCACCGGCTCCTGCGCACGCTGGTGATGAAGGGCTACGCCCGGCAGTTGCCCAACCGGCGCTACGCCCTTGGTCCGCGCCTGATTCGTCTGGGCGAGGGCGCCAACAAGCAGCTCGGCGCCCTGGCGCGCCCTCAGCTGAGAATGCTCGTGGACCGGCTGGGTGAGACCTCGAACATGGCCGTACTCGACTCCGACATGGTGGTCTATATCGCGCAGGTTCCGTCGTCGCACTCCATGCGCATGTTCACCGAAGTGGGGCGCCGGGCGCATACCCATGACACCGGCGTCGGGAAGGCCATCCTGGCCCAGCTCGACAATGAAACGGTGCGCACCATCGTGACCCGCGCCGGCATGCCCACGCCCACGGAGAAGAGCATCGCCTCCGTGGACCAGCTCCTCACCGAGCTGGACAACATCCGCGAGCGCGGCTACTCCATTGATGAGCAGGAGCAGGAACTGGGGGTCCGCTGCTTCGCGATGGCGGTGCCCAACGCTCCCACCCCCACTGCCATCTCCGTCTCAGGACCGATCTCCCGCGTGGACGAGGGGTTCGCTGACAAGGCCATCCCGCTCCTGCGATCCGCTGCACAGGCAATCTCGGACGACCTCAACCTCGCAAGCTAG
- a CDS encoding ABC transporter permease: MSAMNATLIAHQQDHRSAQGTAGSLTGTLRLFRFALRRDRVRIPAWGLGIGGMVAYFGSVIPIAYPDQAALQTRAAIMQDPSGALLTGPGYGIDNYTFGAMVTNELLGMLAVAAALMSIFLVVRHTRAEEESGRAELIRAGVVGNRAPLAAAVLTLLVANAAIGAALGGGLLASGLVFTDTLAVSAGMALVGLVFGGVAAVTAQLSEHARTASGMAGAALALAFLLRGIGDAQALGGSALSWFSPIAWAQQTRAFTDLRWWPLLLCVGLVAVLLTIAVLLTVHRDFGAGLVPARSGRGSARKSLVHPVGLILRMERGSIIGWLTGLVIFAVLTGSMGQGIVESFEAQPQLAAVFGQGAGGDVLRATLASFTAYFAMAVAVYAVISVNRLRGEESDGRTGAILATSVSRARWLVSSLAVTALGSTVMLLGIGLGLGVGAGTSLSDPNLALDFALVGLVYLPLVMAFAGLAALSYGVLRAGRWWVWLLLLGSIIVGVYGPLLNLPGAVSDAEPFGLMPRVPAEALSPGPVLGSALVALLLVTAGVLSFRRRDLEAG, from the coding sequence GTGAGCGCCATGAACGCGACACTCATCGCACATCAGCAGGACCACCGTTCCGCACAGGGCACCGCCGGAAGCCTCACCGGCACCCTCCGGCTGTTCCGGTTTGCACTCCGAAGGGACCGGGTCCGCATCCCGGCGTGGGGGCTGGGGATCGGCGGCATGGTCGCCTATTTCGGCAGCGTCATTCCGATTGCCTATCCAGACCAGGCTGCACTCCAGACGCGCGCCGCCATCATGCAGGACCCCTCCGGCGCCCTGCTGACCGGCCCCGGGTACGGCATTGACAACTACACCTTCGGGGCGATGGTGACCAACGAGCTGCTCGGCATGCTCGCGGTTGCCGCCGCCCTCATGTCGATCTTCCTGGTGGTCCGGCATACCCGCGCGGAAGAGGAGAGCGGCAGGGCGGAGCTCATCCGGGCGGGCGTGGTAGGAAATCGTGCACCCTTGGCCGCCGCTGTCCTCACTCTCCTGGTGGCGAACGCAGCCATTGGTGCTGCTCTTGGCGGCGGACTGCTTGCCAGCGGCCTGGTGTTCACGGACACCCTCGCCGTGTCGGCCGGAATGGCACTGGTGGGGCTGGTGTTCGGCGGCGTTGCTGCCGTGACCGCGCAGCTCAGCGAACATGCCCGCACCGCCTCCGGCATGGCTGGTGCAGCGTTGGCCCTGGCATTTCTGCTGCGCGGCATCGGTGACGCCCAGGCCCTGGGAGGCAGCGCTCTCTCCTGGTTTTCGCCCATTGCGTGGGCACAGCAGACGCGGGCCTTCACTGACCTGCGGTGGTGGCCGCTCCTGCTCTGCGTGGGACTTGTGGCAGTGCTGCTGACCATCGCGGTGCTGCTGACCGTACACCGCGACTTCGGCGCGGGCCTGGTCCCAGCACGGAGCGGCCGGGGAAGTGCCCGGAAGTCGCTGGTGCATCCGGTGGGACTGATTCTCCGGATGGAGCGCGGAAGCATCATCGGGTGGCTGACCGGACTCGTCATCTTCGCCGTCCTGACGGGCTCCATGGGTCAGGGGATCGTGGAGAGCTTCGAAGCGCAGCCGCAACTGGCCGCGGTCTTCGGCCAGGGAGCAGGCGGCGACGTACTCCGAGCAACGCTTGCATCCTTCACGGCGTACTTCGCCATGGCGGTAGCGGTGTATGCAGTGATCTCGGTCAACCGGCTAAGGGGCGAGGAAAGTGACGGCCGTACCGGTGCCATCCTGGCGACCTCGGTCAGCCGCGCCCGCTGGCTGGTCAGCTCACTGGCGGTGACGGCCCTCGGCTCAACGGTGATGCTCCTTGGTATCGGGCTGGGGCTCGGCGTTGGGGCAGGAACGTCGCTCTCCGACCCGAACCTGGCGCTGGACTTCGCCCTTGTGGGGCTCGTCTATCTTCCCCTCGTCATGGCCTTCGCCGGTCTGGCCGCGCTGTCCTATGGCGTGTTGAGGGCAGGCCGCTGGTGGGTCTGGCTTCTACTGCTGGGTTCAATCATCGTGGGCGTCTACGGTCCACTGCTGAACCTGCCCGGAGCGGTGAGCGACGCCGAACCGTTCGGCCTGATGCCCCGGGTGCCAGCTGAAGCTCTGAGTCCCGGCCCGGTATTGGGCTCCGCGCTGGTCGCCCTGCTGCTGGTCACTGCCGGAGTGCTTTCCTTCCGTCGCCGGGATCTGGAGGCGGGCTGA
- a CDS encoding 8-oxoguanine deaminase has product MQRIWIRDPLAIFTANESDAGGGVVIEGTTIVELVRTGATPSGQYDSVFDARSHVVLPGLINTHHHFYQTLTRAWAPVVNVPLFPWLVNLYPVWARLTPRDLELATTAALAELLLSGCTTAADHHYLFPGGMEESIDVQVSVVRRLGMRATLTRGSMTLGEDDGGLPPQQTVQDPEVILADSERLIRQYHERGAGAQVQIALAPCSPFSVTTEIMKASAALADFHDVRLHTHLAETLDEEDFCRERFGMRTVEYLDSVGWLGPRTWLAHGIHFDDSEIAQLGSAGVGVAHCPTSNMRLASGICRAIELEEAGVEVGLGVDGSASNDASNLILEARQALYLQRLRYGAERATPSRALGWATRGSATALGRSDIGELAVGKQADLAMFRMDDLRFSGSHDPLSALLLCGADRADRVMIGGRWRVEDGAVVGLDLESLIAEHSAAARRLVG; this is encoded by the coding sequence ATGCAACGAATCTGGATCCGCGACCCCCTCGCCATCTTTACCGCCAATGAATCCGACGCCGGCGGTGGGGTGGTCATTGAAGGCACCACCATCGTGGAACTGGTCCGGACGGGGGCGACGCCGTCCGGACAGTACGACTCCGTCTTCGACGCCCGCAGCCACGTGGTGCTGCCCGGACTCATCAATACGCACCACCACTTCTACCAGACCCTCACCCGGGCGTGGGCGCCGGTGGTCAATGTGCCGCTCTTCCCCTGGCTGGTGAACCTCTACCCCGTATGGGCGCGGCTCACGCCACGCGATCTTGAACTGGCGACGACGGCGGCGCTCGCTGAGCTGCTGCTCTCCGGGTGCACCACGGCCGCTGATCACCACTACCTGTTCCCGGGTGGCATGGAGGAATCGATCGACGTGCAGGTGTCCGTGGTGCGCAGGCTGGGTATGCGAGCGACCCTCACGCGCGGTTCCATGACCCTTGGCGAGGACGACGGCGGCCTGCCGCCCCAGCAGACAGTGCAGGACCCCGAGGTGATACTCGCCGACAGCGAAAGGCTCATCCGGCAGTACCACGAACGCGGTGCAGGCGCGCAGGTGCAGATTGCGCTGGCGCCGTGCTCACCCTTCTCGGTCACGACGGAAATCATGAAGGCCAGTGCTGCGCTGGCCGACTTCCACGACGTCCGGCTGCATACCCACCTCGCAGAGACGCTCGACGAAGAAGACTTCTGCCGGGAGCGGTTTGGCATGAGGACGGTCGAGTACCTCGACAGCGTCGGCTGGTTGGGGCCGAGGACCTGGCTGGCGCACGGTATCCACTTCGATGACAGCGAGATCGCCCAGCTCGGATCCGCGGGAGTCGGTGTAGCGCATTGCCCCACCTCGAACATGCGCCTCGCCTCCGGTATCTGCAGGGCCATTGAACTTGAGGAGGCCGGCGTAGAGGTGGGCCTTGGGGTGGATGGATCCGCGTCCAACGATGCCTCCAATCTGATCCTCGAGGCGCGTCAGGCTCTCTATCTCCAGCGGTTGCGGTACGGCGCAGAGCGCGCCACGCCGTCCCGTGCACTGGGGTGGGCCACGCGAGGATCGGCCACCGCGCTGGGACGGAGCGACATCGGGGAACTGGCGGTGGGGAAACAGGCTGACCTTGCGATGTTCCGGATGGATGACCTCCGCTTCTCCGGCAGTCACGACCCGCTGTCGGCGCTGCTGCTCTGCGGCGCTGACCGTGCCGACCGGGTGATGATCGGAGGCCGATGGCGGGTGGAGGACGGCGCCGTCGTCGGGCTGGACCTCGAGTCGCTGATCGCTGAGCACTCGGCAGCAGCAAGGCGGCTGGTCGGCTGA
- a CDS encoding NAD-dependent malic enzyme, translated as MASPSPGYSITLRVQAPSSFTATAELAAAVGSAGASITALDVTESHHNSIVVDVSCNTTDAAHGERVRDALDALDGVHVKKLSDRTFLMHLGGKLEVVPKVPLRNRDDLSRAYTPGVARVCMAIAENPEDARRLTIKRNTVAVVTDGSAVLGLGNIGPAAALPVMEGKAALFKQFANVDAWPVCLDTQDTEEIISIVKALAPVYGGVNLEDIAAPRCFEIENRLRAELDIPVFHDDQHGTAIVTLAALTNALRVVDKKVENVRIVVSGVGAAGSAIIQLLQAQGAKNIVACDRKGAIHSGQNHTDEHRRWIAENTNQNAFAGTLHEALAGADVFIGVSAPNIIGEEQVASMADQAIVFAMANPDPEIDPIIAARHAAVVATGRSDFPNQINNVLAFPGFFRGLLDAGASDITPQMLVAAADAIAARVDDDELNASFIIPSVFDPHVAGDVAAAVAAAAQAAHQGAATESAE; from the coding sequence ATGGCGAGTCCCAGCCCCGGTTACTCAATCACCCTGCGCGTTCAGGCGCCGTCGAGCTTTACTGCCACTGCCGAGCTGGCCGCCGCAGTTGGCTCCGCCGGCGCGTCCATTACAGCGCTTGACGTCACGGAATCGCACCACAACAGCATCGTGGTTGACGTCAGCTGCAACACCACCGACGCAGCCCACGGTGAGCGCGTCCGCGACGCCCTCGACGCCCTCGACGGCGTTCACGTGAAGAAGCTGAGCGACCGCACCTTCCTCATGCACCTCGGCGGGAAGCTGGAGGTCGTCCCCAAGGTTCCGCTGCGCAACCGTGACGATCTCTCCCGTGCTTACACTCCCGGCGTCGCCCGCGTTTGTATGGCCATTGCGGAGAATCCCGAGGACGCCCGCCGCCTGACCATCAAACGCAACACCGTTGCTGTGGTGACGGACGGCTCGGCTGTGCTGGGTCTCGGCAATATCGGCCCCGCCGCCGCGCTGCCCGTCATGGAGGGCAAAGCCGCCCTCTTCAAGCAGTTCGCCAACGTGGACGCCTGGCCGGTCTGCCTTGACACGCAGGACACCGAAGAGATCATCAGCATCGTCAAGGCCCTGGCGCCCGTCTATGGCGGAGTGAACCTCGAGGACATCGCGGCTCCTCGGTGCTTCGAGATCGAAAACCGGCTGCGCGCGGAGCTGGACATTCCCGTCTTCCACGATGACCAGCACGGCACGGCGATCGTCACGCTGGCCGCCCTCACCAACGCCCTCCGCGTCGTGGACAAGAAGGTCGAGAATGTGCGGATTGTCGTCTCGGGCGTCGGCGCCGCCGGTTCCGCCATCATCCAGCTGCTGCAGGCCCAGGGCGCGAAGAACATCGTGGCGTGCGACCGCAAGGGTGCGATCCACAGCGGGCAGAACCACACTGACGAGCACCGTCGCTGGATAGCCGAGAACACCAACCAGAACGCCTTCGCCGGCACGCTTCACGAAGCACTGGCCGGCGCGGACGTCTTCATCGGCGTCAGTGCCCCGAACATCATCGGCGAGGAGCAGGTCGCCTCCATGGCTGACCAGGCGATCGTTTTTGCCATGGCCAACCCGGACCCGGAAATCGACCCGATCATCGCCGCCCGGCACGCTGCCGTCGTTGCCACCGGGCGCAGCGATTTCCCGAACCAGATCAACAACGTGCTCGCCTTCCCGGGATTCTTCCGCGGCTTGCTCGACGCGGGGGCATCCGACATCACGCCGCAGATGCTGGTTGCCGCGGCGGATGCAATCGCCGCCCGCGTGGACGATGATGAGCTTAACGCCAGCTTCATCATCCCGAGTGTGTTCGATCCGCACGTCGCAGGTGATGTGGCAGCTGCGGTTGCCGCAGCGGCGCAGGCCGCTCATCAGGGTGCAGCCACAGAATCAGCAGAGTAG
- the murJ gene encoding murein biosynthesis integral membrane protein MurJ encodes MARHGGKSISRAAILVTGLTAMSTLLGFLRDVVIAAVFGAGAELDAYLVAQGLMNIVLGLVAYAMARSATPVVSREAAAEDKGCRGHTGFDVAFTLTMVVLGVGGVVMAIFAGPVASLLAPGFDAETTATAAMLTRIVLVATVLVAGTDLLAALAQSHGRFAWASLQGVPFNLIMIAAAGLFGPRYGIAALAVGFVVGSGARLLLQLPPLRSLGTRVRPRLQLKDPGFREIAVLVPAMLVGSAVGNVNTLVDRAVGSTLEEGAITALSYGWRLVNLPEQLLIASLLVPLYPAISASVSNLPELRRLVNRGLSVTVTILVPLCVVLAVAAEPLVEVAFGRGAFSPEDIEATATAVLWYAPALLALGIRQVVVSTAYALGDAKAPVVISVLAMVVNVVGDILLAPVMGVAGIALATSASLVLAAVANAWLLKTRHDGVNLREALALLFRAALLAAVAGAVGLLLVNIVAGPALLTAAVVVLGVCGTYALGLVVLRAPEGRVPLDMLRAARRR; translated from the coding sequence GTGGCCAGACACGGAGGTAAGTCGATCTCCAGGGCAGCCATCCTTGTCACCGGTCTCACTGCGATGTCCACGCTTCTCGGGTTCCTCCGCGACGTCGTCATTGCCGCGGTTTTCGGCGCCGGCGCCGAGCTGGACGCCTATCTCGTGGCGCAGGGCCTGATGAACATTGTGCTGGGGCTCGTTGCCTACGCGATGGCCCGCTCGGCTACGCCGGTTGTCTCCCGGGAGGCGGCCGCCGAGGACAAAGGGTGCAGGGGACACACGGGGTTCGACGTCGCTTTCACGCTCACGATGGTGGTCCTTGGCGTCGGCGGCGTTGTCATGGCGATCTTCGCCGGCCCCGTGGCCTCGCTGCTCGCACCGGGATTCGACGCCGAAACCACAGCCACCGCGGCCATGCTCACCCGCATCGTGCTGGTCGCAACGGTGCTCGTGGCGGGTACCGACCTGCTGGCCGCCCTGGCCCAATCACACGGACGCTTCGCCTGGGCGTCCCTGCAGGGTGTCCCGTTCAACCTGATCATGATTGCGGCGGCCGGGCTCTTCGGCCCCCGCTACGGGATCGCCGCTCTCGCGGTGGGGTTCGTTGTGGGCTCCGGCGCACGACTCCTGCTGCAACTGCCCCCGCTGCGCAGCCTCGGCACGCGGGTACGTCCACGCCTCCAGCTGAAGGATCCCGGCTTCCGGGAGATTGCCGTGCTGGTCCCGGCAATGCTCGTCGGCAGCGCCGTCGGAAACGTGAACACGCTGGTGGACCGGGCGGTAGGCTCCACGCTTGAGGAGGGCGCCATCACAGCGCTCTCCTACGGCTGGAGGCTCGTGAACCTCCCCGAGCAGCTGCTGATCGCCTCCCTCCTGGTGCCGCTGTATCCGGCGATCAGCGCTTCGGTGAGCAACCTCCCGGAGCTCAGACGGCTCGTGAACCGCGGCCTTTCAGTCACTGTGACCATCCTTGTTCCACTCTGCGTTGTCCTGGCGGTCGCCGCGGAGCCGCTCGTGGAAGTGGCCTTCGGCCGCGGCGCCTTCTCCCCGGAGGACATCGAGGCCACGGCCACCGCTGTTCTCTGGTACGCGCCGGCACTCCTGGCGCTGGGCATCCGGCAGGTGGTGGTGAGCACCGCGTACGCGCTCGGTGACGCCAAGGCTCCCGTGGTGATTTCCGTGCTTGCCATGGTGGTCAACGTGGTGGGCGACATCCTGCTGGCACCGGTCATGGGAGTCGCCGGTATTGCGCTGGCCACCAGCGCTTCACTGGTCCTCGCCGCCGTCGCGAATGCGTGGCTTCTCAAGACCAGGCACGACGGCGTGAACTTGCGTGAGGCTCTCGCCCTCCTCTTCCGCGCGGCCCTGTTGGCGGCTGTGGCCGGCGCTGTGGGACTTCTCCTGGTGAACATTGTCGCCGGCCCGGCGTTGCTGACGGCCGCCGTTGTCGTGCTTGGCGTGTGCGGCACCTACGCGCTCGGGCTGGTTGTGCTGCGTGCTCCCGAGGGCCGGGTGCCCCTCGACATGCTGCGGGCAGCGCGGCGCCGCTGA